The segment TGGCGCTCGCGCCGCGCACACGGCGGCATCCGCGCCGCCTACCTCTACCGCATCGACCTGGCCAAGCCGGTCCGGCCGATGACGCCGGCGAAGTGGGCGGCCGTCGACGCGGCCCTCGCCGCCCGCCGCCTCTGCCCTTCCTGCGGCTTGGACCGCGGCTACATCATCCCCAACTCGCTAGGCGTCTGCGTGACCTGCGCGGACGCAACCTCCCTCGCCGCCTGACAACCGCTTATTCAAGGAGATTCGCTGTGACCAGCCAGAACCAGACCCAGACCGCCCAGCAGCAGGGCACTCACCAGTGGGTGATCACTCTGGAGAAGCCCGGCCGAGTCTCGGGAAGCTGGTACGGGGCCTACACCCCGCCCGCCGGCGCCACACGCCACGACGTGTTCACGGTGCTCAAGAGCGGGATCGAGGCGGAGAACCCGGAACTCGCCGGGGCCACCGTCATCTTTTTCGCCCTGGAGCCCAATCAGCTCTGAGCCCGCCTGCGTTTGGCGCCCCGGCCCGCTTCCTACGGCCCGGCCGGGGCGCCGTCGTGCACTCCGAAGGAGCTTCATCAGTGTCTGACACCACCACCGAAGCCACCACCACAACCCCCTCCAAGGCACCCGAATCCGCCACCACCACCGCCGAAGTTGACGGCGCATCCGTACCGATCGAGTTCACCCTCACCCAGGCTCCGGCCGAGGTGGAGACGCCCACCCAGACGCGCGCGGCCCATCGCCTGCGGGCGCTGCCCGCAGCCGTGTTCGGCGCGGAAGCCCTCTCGACCGGATCCGCGGCCCTGTACTCGGCAACCGGGCTGACCGGGGCGCTGACGGCGGCCGGCGTGGTCGTCGGCGGCGCTGCCCTTACCGCGGCAGGCGTGGCGACGGCCAGATCCCGGAGCAAGCGCGGTCCGGGTCGTGCCCGCGGGTTCCACAGCGGCCGCCTGGGCAGCGCGGGCCGATCGCACCGGGCCGGTAACTCTCTTGGCTCCTCTGGCTCTGGTTCGCGTTCGGGTGGAGCGGGCGGTATCGGCCGTCAGCGCCGGGGCAGTGCTCTCGGAGCGAGCAGCACGGGAGCCTCGACCCTCCGCAGCCCTGCCGCCCATCGCCACACTCCCCGCGGCGGCGCAGGCCAGTCCTCCACGGGAATGGCCGACCGGCACCGCTCCTCCGCGGGCAAGGTCGCCTCTGCTGGCCGGGGTGCTGCCGGGGCGGGGCAGTCCGGTGGTGGGCAGCACCGTCCGGGCGGTGCGGGCGGGCTGTTGTCCCGTCTCGCGGGCCGTCAGGGCGGTACCACGGGCCCTGCCAGCAGGGGGCTGGACGCTGGCGGGTCGTTGTCGAAGCCGTCTGCTGGCCGTTCGCAGGGGGCGCGGTCGACGGTGGCCGCAGCCACCGGCCGCGCTGCACGCGCCGCGGCCCGTGGTGTCGCGGCAGCCGGGCGCAAGGCGGCTGGGGCGTGGGAGTCCCCGCGGATGCAGTCCGTTCGGGACGCCGTCCGCAGCGGCTATCTCCGCCTGGCCAACCAGGTGCAGTCAGCGGCCCCGCCGCTGCTGGCGCGGCTGGGGGAGCGGATTCGCAGTGCCCGGCGGGCGCTGGCAAAGAGGGGCAGGGCAGCGGTGCCGTTCCTTCTGCGGGCGGCCCGTGCCGGCCTGCTGGCCGGAGCGCTCGGAGCGCTCGTGTCGGTGCCGGGTCTGATCCTGCGGGGCGTGGCCGCCACGTGCGGCGGGGTGCTGCGGTGGTTGCACCTGGCGCCGCGGAGCGGCAAGCCCTGGGGTGCCCGCTTCACCCGCTGGGGCCCCAAGGCCGCCAAGTGGGCCTTCGCCAAGCTGATGCGCTCGGCGAAGGACAAGTACGCCGCCGCGGTCCGGCCGGACGTGCTGACCGACTTCGCCGAGCCCGGCCGCCGCGCCACCGTCGGACCGGGCGGGGAGTTCGCGTGGCCGGGCGATCATTTTGGAGGGAATCTGGTGTCCGTCTTCCAGCGTGAGACCGAAGGCGTCCGCGACGCCTACGCCCGCTACGAGCCGCCGATGATGCTGGCGGTCGCCGCCGAGTACTGGGGCCTGCCGGAGGGGCTGACCTCGACCGGTGAGGCGATCCGGCAGCTGGCGGTCAACGTCGCCGACAAGTACCCGGCCGATGCCCGCATGGCGGACCTGGTGGCCCAGGTCTACTCCCTGCTCCACCAGGCCGCGCAGAAGGCTGCCGAGGTCGGCCCGCTGTTCGCGAAGGTCCACGAACACGACCTGCGCCGCTACGAGGAGCCCCGGCCGGGCGAGCACATGTGGAACATCCTGGAGCGCCGCCAGGACGGCTCGTTCTCGCAGCGTCAGCCCTCGCACTTCGTCGCGGTGACGCAGGACGTGGCGCACGTCTACGCCCGCTACGAGCCCGGTCACATGAAGCAGGTCGCGGCCGAGTTCGAGGGCATCCCCGGCGGCATCGAGAACGTGGCCGCCGCCGTGCAGCTGCTCCAGGTGCGCAGCAACGAGCGGTACCCGGTCGACAAGGCCGTCGTGGACGCTCTCGCCGATGTCCACATGCTGCTGATGAAGGCGGCGAGCGCGGCGCAGGACCTGATGCCGAACTTCAGGCGCCTGCACGCCCCGGACATCTCCCGTCACGAGGCGCCCCGCAACGGCGAGGAGTCCGAAGCCATGTGGGACGTCTGACCAGCGCCAACCCGATCACCGTGGGCCGGACACCGACAGGTGTCCGGCCCACGGCGCTCCCTCCCGCCACGCGACACCGAGGAGCCGAACTCAATGGCTAGTAGCAACGCCCCGGCCCTGGACTGGGCCTGGAGCACCACCCCCGCCACCACCGCCGCCCTGGTGGCGGGCGGCGCCTACAGCGTCGCCACGGTTGGCGCGGCCACCGGCCTGCCCGCCTCCTACGCCCTGCTGGTCAGCGGTGTCGGAGCTGCCGCGCAGGCCGGTGCCGACCTCTACCAGCGCCGCCCCGCCGGCCACACCGCCGCCCGGTGCGCGGCCTGGCTGGCCACCGGCGGTTGGACGGCCGTCACCCTCGCCGGGCACACCGCCCTGACCTGGGGCGCCACCGGATGGTGGGCGGCCGGGACCGCGGCCGGGATGACGCTGGCGCGCGGCCTGGTCCGCGCCGAGCAGAGCGCCCGCACCGAGCGGGCCAGCAGGCGCCTTCAGAAGTGGGCCAACGACCAGGCCAAGGAGTGGCACGAGCGTCTGCACCGCCTCTTCCGCCTGGAGGAGCACGAGGTGGAAGGCGTCAAGCCCTGGACCGGCGACGTCGGCTACACCGTCCGCGTCCGGATGCCCTCCGACACCCCGGAGTTGCCCGCGGACGCGATCCGGAAGCTGGCGGTGGACCTGCGCCTGCCCAAGGGCGGCGGCATCCAGATCGTTGACGGCGAGGTCTACGGCGAACTCCACATCCGCGTCACGGCCAAGGACGTTCTTGCCGAGACCATCGACTTCCCCGACGACCTGTCCGCCACCAGCATCTACCAGCGCATGCAGATCGGGCTGCTGACCGACGGCGAGCCCGCTGACTTCCCGCTGGCGGATGTCTGCGCCCTGGAGATCGGCCAGACCGGCTCCGGCAAGTCCAACCTCATCAACGTCACCAACGCCCAGGCCCTGCGCACCGTCGATGCCGTTGTGTGGCACCTGGACGTCACGGGTGCCGGTATCAGCCTGCCGTGGCTGCGCAGTTGGGCCATCGACGGCACGAGCGACGTCCCGCTCATCGACTGGACCGCTGACACCGTCGAAGAAGCGCACATCATGCTGGATGTGGCCATCGCCGCGATCAACACGCGCAAGGCGGCCTACCAGGACCTGATGCACGAGGCGAACGACGACAAGATCCCCGTCAGCCCCGAGGTGCCGGCCATCATCCTCGTCGTCGACGAGATCGCCGAGCTGCCCTACGAGATCCTGGCCAAGCTCGACAGCGTCGTCGACACCGGCCGCGCCGCCCGCGTCCGCACGGTCATCTCCGGCCTGCGCGCCACCCAGGACGTCATCACCGCCGCGATGAAGAAGCAGTCCCGGGTCCGGATCGGCATGCGCGTCTCGGATCCCGAGGAGCTGCACCACCTCTTCCCCACCGGCAGTGGCAGGCTCGACCCGAGGTCCGCGGCCCACAAGGGGTCGGGGTTCCTGTCCGCGCCGGATGAGGACGATGTCGACTCCCAGCCGGGCTCGTTCAAGTGCTTTCGGATCAAGCCCCGGGTCATCAACGCCATCGCCCCGCAGCTGGCCGAGCGGCGCCCGGTCGTGGACGCGGTGACGTTGGAGACCGAACCGGGCCGCTACTACGCCAGCCGCTGGGGCCGCATCCTTCCCCGCCTCTACAAGACCAAGAAGCTCAGCCCCACCACCCACCCCTACACCGACATGGACATCCTGTGGCCGCCGCTGGACGCGGCCACCGGCCTTCCCGTCACCACCAGCGGCAAGCCCCGCAAGACCACCGACTCCATCGCTCCGGCCGCGGGAAGCGAGAGCGCCCCGGCCCGGCCGCGGTTCGGATCGGATGCACTGGCGGCCCTGCTCGCCGCTCCCGCAGCGGACACCGGACAGAGGGCGGGCGCTGACGAGTCGCAGGTGATCCGGGCCGAGTTCGGGCGGGTCGTCCAGCAGGCCGGCGTCCCGGCCGACCGGCCCAACCCCGTCCCGCAGCTCCTGGCCGACGCCCACAACGCCGTCGTGGCCGCGGGCGGCCGGATGCACACCGCCGACCTCGCCGAGCCGCTGGGCATGGACTCGCTCGTGCTCGGCACCGAACTGGGCAAGCTGCTGCGCGAGGTGGGCATCGAGCGCCCCGGCAAGGGCACCGTCCGCGCCGGAGCGGACGGCGAATCCAAGTCCGGCTACACCGCCGAGACCCTCGCCGCCGCCATCCGCGCCTACACCGTCCGCAACGGACAGTAACCACACTGCACGTGGTGGGGCCCCCACACGCCGCCCCACCACACACCCCCACACGCTGTGGGACTCCCACACGCCTGTGGGGGCCGGTGACCTGCATGTGTGGACGTGGGAGTCCCACAAAAAACATGCCCTCAAGAGCCCCTGAACGCCCACCTGACGGCCTCTGGGGCTCTCCCTCGGCGCGCGTGGGACTCCCACGCCGAAACCCGCTCACACGACAGAAAGTGACCCCGTCATGGTGCTTTCGATCAGCGGCATCGTCCTGACCCTCGTCATCACCGCGGTGATGCTCCACACCCGCTACCTGCGCCTCGGCGGCGCCCTCGTCGCCGCCTGCCTCGGCTACTTCCTCGCCACCAGCGGCGCCGCCCCCGCCATCAACAGCTTCTTCACCTCCCTCGCCAAAGCCATCGCCGCCCTCGGCCACTCCCTCGGATAGGACGGCCGCCATGCCGCTCACCCCGCTGAGCTACACCGAGATCTCCCAAGCCCTCGACCACACCGACATCTGCCGCCTCCTCGACGCCGACACCACCCGCCTCCTGACCGCCTCCAACACCCCCGCCGTACCCCGGCCCCGCCCCGCCCCCGAACTGGCCGATACCCAGACCGCATCGGCGCGGCCGGCCGCAGACCCCGCCGACCTGGCGGCCATCTGGCAGCACATCCGCGAAGAAGAGCACCGCCGCGCCGCCCAGTTCTCGCCGCCGCCTCCGGCCTGGGCACGCCCGGCGCCGCCCGCCGCACCGGCCGTACCGGCATGGGTGTGGCGCTACAGCGCCCTCGCCCTCAGCACCGGCGGAGCGGTCGGCCTCGCCGGATGGGGCATCGGACAGACCGCCGCCTGGGGCCCCTACCTCGAACCCGCCCTCTACACCCTCGCCGTCATCGCCGCCGGCGGCGCCGCCTGCGCCATGGCCGCCGCCTCCCTGCTCGGCAAAGTCATCAGCGCCATCCGCGCACGCCTTGAGCGCCCCCACATCACCCAGCACATCACCGCCACCGGCTTCCTCGGCCGCGCCAACGGAACCATCAACCACCGCTAGGAGCACCGCATGAGCGAACCCACCCCGTACATCTCGCACGTCCCGTACATCGAGGCGATCGCCAACGCCCTCGACGCGGCCGGCCTGACCGTCGTCGACTGGAACGCCGACGACACCGACCCCCGAGACGCCCACCTGGAGTTCGACCGCCAGATCACCGCCCCCGCCTACGGCGACGACACCGAGGTCAACCTCCTGTGGAGGGAAGACCGAGGCTGGATGGCCGGATGGGGAGACGACGATTCGCAAGGCGGCCTGGACTGGATCGTCGACCTCTTCTGCGGCGTGCTGCCCACCCCCGACGAGATGGTCACCGAAGCCCGCACCATCGTCGCGAAGATCCCCGGCCCCCAGGGCGCCCCGTACGGCCGCTACCGCGACAGCGGAGACGACGACGGCCTAGACGCCCAACTCGCCACCTACCACCGCACCCAGACGTGGCCCTCCCCGGACCAGGCGTACGCCGCGGCGCCGAGCATCAACAGCGAGAGCGACTGGGCCACCCGTACCGCCAACGAGTGGGCGGACGAGGGCCTGGATCGGGAGTGGTACCTGCGCCACGCCGCGGTGCTGGACCGCATCGCCCTGGGCATCGCACACCTCGACAACCAGCCGGGCGCCGCCCACGCGGCCGAGGAAGCTGACGCCGCGGCCGTCATGCTCCTCGACCTGGACCAGGCGCGGCGGGACTACGACCCGCGCGCCTACGTCCGCCAGCAGTACGCCCTCTGGCACGCCCAGCAGGACACCAGCCCCGAGCCTTTCCACTCCTAGCCATGGCTAGGGCGGGCCGCGGTCTTTGGCGAGAAGCGGCCCGCCCTGGTCTCCAGTCCTGATCAGACCTATGGAGGTCTCCAGCATGACCCAACCCACCGACATTCGGCGAGACGACCACCGGCCCTTACTGCTGGATCTGTTCTGCTGCGCCGGCGGCGCGGCCGCCGGCTACCACCGGGCCGGATTCGACGTGATCGGCGTCGACATCGTCGACCGCCCCAACTACCCGCACCCGTTCGTCCGGGCCGACGCGCTCGAATACCTCGCCGGCCTGATCGCGTCGGGGGAGATCGCCCGGTTCGCAGCGGTGCACACCTCCCCGCCGTGCCAGGCCGGATGCGCCCTCACCATCGGCACCAACACGGCGCGCGGCTGGGGACGCAAGCACGTCCAGCTCATCCCCGCACTCCGCACCCTCCTCGACGCCACCGGCCTGCCCTACGTCATCGAGCAGCCCACCGGCAAAGCCCCCGTCCGCCGCGACCTGTGGCTGTGCGGAGAGATGTTCCACCTCGGTGTTCTGCGGCACCGCAACTTCGAGCTGGGTGGCTGGACGATGCCGCAGCCGGCACACCCCAAGCACCGGGGGTACGTGCGCGGCTATCGGCACGGCGTCTACCGCGACGGGCCCTACGTCGCCCCCTACGGGGCCGGCGGGGGCAAGGCCACCGTTCCGGAAATGCAGCAGGCGATGGGCATCACGTGGACCGACGTGCGCGAGGAGCTGACCGAGGCCATCCCGCCCGCCTACAGCGAGCACATCGGTCGCGCCTTCCTCGCCCAGGCCGCGCTGGAGGTGGCGGCATGAGCGAGCATCTGCGCACGGCTCTCCGCCTCGCGAACTACGGCCTGCCCGTGCTGCCGCTGCGCAAGGGCAAGGTCCCCTTCGGCAACTGCCCGGCATGCGCCAAGAACGCCTGCGGTGGCCGGCCGAACATGAAGAACCCCGGCCCCTGCACGTGCCCGGCACCCTGCCACGCCTGGGCCGCCGCAACCACCGACCTCACAACCCTCACCGGGCCCGGATGGGCGTCGGCCTGGACGCAGGCTCAGGCGGTGGCCTACCACCCCGGCGGTGCAGGGCTGACCGTCGTCGACCTCGACGACGCCGAAGCCGTCACCTGGGCCCGTCGGACGCTCCCCGCCACCCGCACCGTCGCGACCACGCGGGGCGAGCACTGGATCTACCGGGGCGCGATGCAGTCCGCGAACGCGGTCCGCGATGACGTCGACATCAAGTCGACCATGACCTACGCCCGGTGGCTCGGGCGCGGCGCTGGCTCCATGACCGCCCTGCCGGACGTCGTGCGCGCTCTGATCGTCAAGGCTCCGGCCCCCGTCGCGCGCGCCGTGGCCGTGCCCGTGCCGGTCGGGGGCGGGGAGTGCCGCCACCGCACGCCCACCTATCTGGCCCGTGGCATCGCGATGGCTGAGCAGCGCATCTCCGAGGCGAGCAGCGCGGTGCACACCACCGTCTACCGCACCTTCCTCGCCGTCCTGTCCACGCACGGCCGGTGCGGCTGCCTGACCGACGCCCACATGGCCCGGTTGTTCGCCGCCGCGCAGGCCAAGGGCGAGACCGTCCGGCACTGCACGGACGCGTGGACCAACGCCCGCACCGCACTGGGGATGTGAGCCATGTCCGAGGACGAGAAGAACCCGGCCCGCGAGGTCATCACCGACTACGCGCAATCCCACTTCCGGTACTTCCGCACCGCCGACGGGACCGTGTACGCGCAGAAGAACGGCCACCCCGTCGCCCGCCCGATCCGCTCCCAGGGCACCACGGGCAGCCACCGCCAGGAACTCATGGTCGGCCTGTTCCGCGACGGGCGCGGCGTGTTCAACGGGACCGCGCTCAAGGAGGCGTTGGACTTGATCGAAGCACTCGCGCTGACCGAGGACACCCAGGCCGTCCACATCCGCGTCGCCCCCGGATTCGACGGGGCAACGTGGCTGGACCTGGGCCGCACCGACGGTCAGTCCGTCCGCATCCACCCCACCGGCTGGGACATCGCCATCCCCGACCCGCGCGAAGTGTGCTGGCGACGCACCCAACTCACCGGGGAACTCCCCCTGCCGGCCAAAGACACCGACGACAAGGGCATCGACCTGCTGCTCAGGCTCTGCAACTTCGCCACCGCGGAGACCGAATGCCTGGCCATCGCCTGGCTGATCGGCTGCCTCGGCCCGTCCGTGCCCGTCCCCGCCCCCTTCCTCACCGGCCCCCAGGGCGCCGGCAAATCCACCGCAGGGCGCATGCTCCTGCGGATCATCGAGGGCATGAGCAGCGACCTGCGCCGCCCCCCGAAGGACGAGGACAACCTGACCGCGGCCGTGGCCGCCGGCTGGGTCACCGCCCTGGACAACCTCTCCCACATGACCCCGGACCTGTCCGACGCCATGTGCTGCATCGTCACCGGCATCGAAAACGTCAAACGCGCCCTGTTCACCGACGGGGACGTTCACCGCGCCCGCTACCGCCGCCCCCTGCTCCTGACCGGCATCGACGTCGGCGTCATCCGCCCCGACCTCGCCGAACGGCTCCTGCCCCTGCGGCTGGAGCGGCCCCGCGTCCGGCGCACCGAAGCGGAACTGTGGGCGGAGTACGCAGAGGTTCTGCCCGTGATCCTCGGATCCCTCCTCGACCTCACGGTCAAGGTGCGCGCCGCCGAGGCGGAGACCCCCACCGACCTGCGGATGGCGGACTTCGCGCACCTGTGCGCGCAGCTCGACGCGGCAACCGGCCTCGGAGCACTCACCGCCTACCGAGCCAGCCTGGACGACCTCAACGACGACGTGATCGAGGGCGACCTCCTCGCGCAGACCGTCCTCAAGCACGCCGACAGCATCGAACCGGGCGCAGACCAGCGCATGACCTCCACTGAGTGGCTGCACTGCCTCAGTCGCCTCTACAGCAGCGACGACCTGCGCCCCCTACCCAAGGGCTGGCCGACCACCGGCAAAGTCCTCTCCGACCGCCTCAAGCGCCTCCAACCGACCCTGGCCGCTCGCGGTGTCCTCATCGACACCGGCCGCACCAGCGAGGGCCGCTACCTCGAAATGACCCGCCAGGCCACCTCGCCCCCACACGAGCAGCAGGGAGCGTTCTGACCCGCAGCGCGCTCGCCGGGACAAGCAAGAAGAGCACCCCGGGCGCGGCGTGCTCTTCTTGCTGTTCGGCGGAACGCCGCCCAAAGGTCGCGCCGCGCAGCGGCTCCTTCTTCACGCTGTAAGGCGCACCGCACCACAACAGACACCACCCCCCTCTCTTTGTCCTAAGAGGGAAGACGCTGCGTCATCCGCGTCATCCAGGCGGAAAAACAGCCCTTGACCTGCGGCTATAGCCATGACGCAGACGGCGGTCTCTGCGTCATCCTGCGTCATCTGCGTCACCGGATGACGCAGCCCATGACGCGCCGATGACGCACCCCCAGACCACTGCGTCACACAAAACCGCAGGTCAAAAGCCTAAGTGACGCTAATGACGCAATGACGCAGAAATCCGCACCTCGGACACACGCGGGCTCTCGACAAGACCCAAGTCCAACCCCAGTCGCAGGCTCCACTACCCCGCTCCCGCATGAAGGAGTCGCTTCCGTGGCACGCCCCAAGATGCTCAAGCTCCCCGAAGTTCTCGAAGAGATCGACATGAGCCGCGCTGCCTTCTACCGCATGCGCGCCCGCGGCAAGGCGCCCAAGATCAGCAAACTCCCGAACGGCCACCTCCGGGTCAGCCGAGCAGACCTCGATGAGTGGTGGGCAGCCTGCGAGCAGTCCGCCGCCGCCTGAACCTCCCCGACGTTCCACAAGGGGCCCGGCATGTGCCGGGCCCCTTTCAGCGAAAGGCCCCGCATGGGCAAGACGTACGACGTTCGTATCTGGGCTGTTCGGCAGCGCAAGGACCGCAAACAGGCGTCAGCCGAACTGCGCTGGAAAACCGGCGACACCCCGCACTCACAGACCTTTCAGACCAAGACCCTCGCTGACGGCCGCCGCGCCGAGCTGATGCGTGCGGTTCACGAGGGAGAGCCCTTCGACGAAGCGACCGGCGTTCCCCTCAGGGAACTCCGCGACCGGAACGACGTGAGTTGGTACCAGCACGCCCGCGACTACATCGCGATGAAGTGGCCGTACGCCCCGGGCTCGACCCGGAGGACGCTGGCCGAGGCCATGGCGACGGTTACCCCCGCCCTGGTCAGGGATACCAAGGGCATGGCCGACGCCAGGACGGTCCGCGCGGCCCTGTATGGCTGGGCCTTCAACATGAATCGTCACGACGAGAAGCCACCCACCGACGTGGCGAAGGTCCTGGACTGGTTCGAGCGAAAGTCTCTGCCCACGTCGGCACTGGCAGACCGGATGCACGTGCGGACAGCTCTCATCGCGCTGACGAAAAAGCTGGACGGGACGACGGCCGCAGCTGGGACCATCCGACGAAAGCGGGCCATCTTCCACAACGCTCTCGGCTACGCGGTCGACGCCGAACGCCTGGCGGGCAACCCCTTGCCGCAAGTCCAGTGGAAGGCGCCTGAGCAGGTGGAGGAGGA is part of the Streptomyces platensis genome and harbors:
- a CDS encoding DNA cytosine methyltransferase encodes the protein MTQPTDIRRDDHRPLLLDLFCCAGGAAAGYHRAGFDVIGVDIVDRPNYPHPFVRADALEYLAGLIASGEIARFAAVHTSPPCQAGCALTIGTNTARGWGRKHVQLIPALRTLLDATGLPYVIEQPTGKAPVRRDLWLCGEMFHLGVLRHRNFELGGWTMPQPAHPKHRGYVRGYRHGVYRDGPYVAPYGAGGGKATVPEMQQAMGITWTDVREELTEAIPPAYSEHIGRAFLAQAALEVAA
- a CDS encoding bifunctional DNA primase/polymerase, with the translated sequence MSEHLRTALRLANYGLPVLPLRKGKVPFGNCPACAKNACGGRPNMKNPGPCTCPAPCHAWAAATTDLTTLTGPGWASAWTQAQAVAYHPGGAGLTVVDLDDAEAVTWARRTLPATRTVATTRGEHWIYRGAMQSANAVRDDVDIKSTMTYARWLGRGAGSMTALPDVVRALIVKAPAPVARAVAVPVPVGGGECRHRTPTYLARGIAMAEQRISEASSAVHTTVYRTFLAVLSTHGRCGCLTDAHMARLFAAAQAKGETVRHCTDAWTNARTALGM
- a CDS encoding DUF6292 family protein; its protein translation is MSEPTPYISHVPYIEAIANALDAAGLTVVDWNADDTDPRDAHLEFDRQITAPAYGDDTEVNLLWREDRGWMAGWGDDDSQGGLDWIVDLFCGVLPTPDEMVTEARTIVAKIPGPQGAPYGRYRDSGDDDGLDAQLATYHRTQTWPSPDQAYAAAPSINSESDWATRTANEWADEGLDREWYLRHAAVLDRIALGIAHLDNQPGAAHAAEEADAAAVMLLDLDQARRDYDPRAYVRQQYALWHAQQDTSPEPFHS
- a CDS encoding RRQRL motif-containing zinc-binding protein; this encodes MPAPRFWDPDGTKFGVPTYPWHLAPDGLATRAQLRAAGLRPGGQEIAAQILWRSRRAHGGIRAAYLYRIDLAKPVRPMTPAKWAAVDAALAARRLCPSCGLDRGYIIPNSLGVCVTCADATSLAA
- a CDS encoding ATP-binding protein gives rise to the protein MSEDEKNPAREVITDYAQSHFRYFRTADGTVYAQKNGHPVARPIRSQGTTGSHRQELMVGLFRDGRGVFNGTALKEALDLIEALALTEDTQAVHIRVAPGFDGATWLDLGRTDGQSVRIHPTGWDIAIPDPREVCWRRTQLTGELPLPAKDTDDKGIDLLLRLCNFATAETECLAIAWLIGCLGPSVPVPAPFLTGPQGAGKSTAGRMLLRIIEGMSSDLRRPPKDEDNLTAAVAAGWVTALDNLSHMTPDLSDAMCCIVTGIENVKRALFTDGDVHRARYRRPLLLTGIDVGVIRPDLAERLLPLRLERPRVRRTEAELWAEYAEVLPVILGSLLDLTVKVRAAEAETPTDLRMADFAHLCAQLDAATGLGALTAYRASLDDLNDDVIEGDLLAQTVLKHADSIEPGADQRMTSTEWLHCLSRLYSSDDLRPLPKGWPTTGKVLSDRLKRLQPTLAARGVLIDTGRTSEGRYLEMTRQATSPPHEQQGAF
- a CDS encoding tyrosine-type recombinase/integrase; its protein translation is MGKTYDVRIWAVRQRKDRKQASAELRWKTGDTPHSQTFQTKTLADGRRAELMRAVHEGEPFDEATGVPLRELRDRNDVSWYQHARDYIAMKWPYAPGSTRRTLAEAMATVTPALVRDTKGMADARTVRAALYGWAFNMNRHDEKPPTDVAKVLDWFERKSLPTSALADRMHVRTALIALTKKLDGTTAAAGTIRRKRAIFHNALGYAVDAERLAGNPLPQVQWKAPEQVEEELDLAAVPDPRQASALLAAVRSQSPRGRRLVAFFGCMYYAAARPAEVIGLRAEDCDLPRRGWGTLRLRETRPRSGAAWTDNGESHDRRGLKHRPRKAVRVVPIPPDLVALLRWHVTAYGVAPDGRVFRTQRGGLIQDTGYGEVWAEARRRALTPAQHASPLAKRPYDLRHAAVSTWLSSGVEPQVVAARAGHSVAVLFRVYAKCLDGAAAAANARIEAALKGGS
- a CDS encoding helix-turn-helix transcriptional regulator; amino-acid sequence: MARPKMLKLPEVLEEIDMSRAAFYRMRARGKAPKISKLPNGHLRVSRADLDEWWAACEQSAAA